Proteins encoded together in one Euwallacea similis isolate ESF13 chromosome 12, ESF131.1, whole genome shotgun sequence window:
- the LOC136412503 gene encoding ATP-dependent DNA helicase RecG-like, producing MSNQIFLNSRLENIPKFHSTILPKLCGGDKVVDLLFYRPLSYVDRSKSLPDAQVGEFTTFIAKVYEHQSPTFRGRPYKIVVEIGAYVIISGKLEKFAEHWQITHPDYVLLDINQFKEIARIEPVYQSCRGITNKSIGNIISSNLKELPDLPEWIDDTLIKQKKWLSWRESIIKLHRPSSLAEAEVCRKRLAYDELFAYQLALKLARENHVKERGREFIVLNKYKEQVLNELSFQLTNDQTRAIDEISERQKSKYRMISLLQGDVGSGKTVVALFAMINVVENNMQAALMAPTTILAEQHYNWIEEVLSCTDIKVALLTGKTARKERKIIMNELASGVLNIVIGTHALFQANVTFKNLGLAVIDEQQRFGVMQRNRLVGKGENADILFVTATPIPRTLQQAMYGDVECSILKEKPKSRLPIKTVTMNISRVPDVIEKLKGAINRGEKAYWICPYIEENEEINIAAAEMRFQELQKTFLDKVGIIHGKLTQEQKDQVMFSFKRNEFSLLVATTVIEVGIDVPDATIMIIENAEQFGLSQLHQLRGRVGRGNKPSFCVLLYDNLSKSSSSKLKIMCESQDGFYIAERDMMLRGSGDILGTKQSGCMEFKFADLYQDKELLNLAYNNAKGAMADFELLLDIFEYRSRLHFSKFQ from the exons ATGAGCAATCAGATTTTTCTAAATAGCAGGCTGGAGAATATACCTAAATTTCATTCCACAATATTGCCTAAACTTTGTGGTGGGGACAAAGTGGTGGACCTGCTATTTTATAGGCCACTCAGTTATGTGGATAGAAGTAAGTCACTGCCCGATGCTCAAGTTGGagaatttacaacttttattgCAAAAGTTTATGAGCATCAGTCGCCCACTTTTAGAGGTAGACCATATAAAATAGTCGTTGAAA TTGGAGCCTATGTAATCATCAGTGGCAAACTCGAAAAATTTGCTGAGCATTGGCAGATTACTCATCCAGATTACGTGTTGCTTGACATCAaccaatttaaagaaatagcTCGCATAGAGCCAGTCTACCAATCATGCCGTGGCATTACCAATAAGAGCATTGGAAACATAATAAGCTCTAACCTGAAAGAATTGCCTGATTTGCCAGAGTGGATAGATGATACATTAATCAAGCAAAAAAAATGGCTAAGTTGGAGGGAAAGCATCATAAAGTTGCACAGACCAAGCTCATTGGCGGAAGCCGAGGTTTGTAGAAAAAGGCTTGCTTATGATGAATTGTTTGCGTATCAGCTAGCACTGAAACTTGCAAGAGAAAATCATGTAAAAGAAAGGGGAAGAGAATTTATAGtattgaataaatataaagagcaagttttaaatgaattatcgTTTCAATTAACAAATGATCAAACTCGCGCAATAGATGAGATCTCAGAGAGACAAAAATCCAAGTATCGCATGATAAGCTTGCTGCAAGGTGATGTTGGTAGTGGCAAAACCGTAGTTGCACTTTTTGCGATGATAAATGTGGTAGAAAACAACATGCAGGCAGCTCTAATGGCACCGACTACTATCTTGGCGGAGCAACATTATAATTGGATTGAGGAAGTTTTATCCTGTACCGATATAAAAGTTGCGCTGCTTACTGGTAAAACTGCGCGCAAGGAAAGAAAGATTATCATGAACGAACTTGCAAGTGGCGTTTTAAATATAGTGATTGGCACTCATGCACTATTTCAAGCTAAcgttacatttaaaaatttagggCTTGCAGTCATAGACGAGCAACAGCGATTTGGAGTGATGCAGAGAAATCGCTTGGTAGGAAAAGGAGAAAATGCCGATATACTTTTCGTTACTGCAACTCCCATTCCAAGAACTTTGCAGCAAGCTATGTATGGTGACGTTGaatgttcaattttgaaagaaaaaccaaaatccAGATTGCCAATAAAAACTGTAACTATGAACATTAGTAGGGTGCCAGATGTTATTGAAAAGCTAAAAGGTGCTATAAACAGGGGCGAAAAAGCATATTGGATTTGTCCATATATAGAAGAAAACGAAGAGATCAATATTGCTGCAGCAGAGATGCGTTTTCAGGAATtacaaaaaacatttcttgATAAAGTCGGGATAATACACGGAAAATTGACTCAGGAGCAGAAAGATCAAGTTATGTTTTCCTTCAAAAGGAATGAATTTTCTCTGCTTGTTGCAACCACTGTGATAGAAGTTGGTATAGATGTGCCAGATGCAACCATCATGATTATAGAAAATGCAGAGCAATTTGGGTTATCACAATTGCATCAGTTAAGAGGCAGAGTAGGGCGAGGAAACAAGCCATCTTTTTGTGTATTATTATACGATAATTTAAGTAAAAGCTCATCTTCAAAGTTAAAGATCATGTGTGAGTCACAAGATGGATTTTACATTGCTGAAAGGGACATGATGCTAAGAGGCAGTGGAGATATTTTAGGCACAAAACAATCAGGATGtatggaatttaaatttgctgaTTTATATCAGGACAAAGAGCTGCTCAATCTTGCGTATAATAACGCAAAAGGCGCAATGGCTGATTTTGAATTACTGCTtgatatatttgaatatagAAGTagattacatttttcaaaatttcagtag
- the LOC136412504 gene encoding uncharacterized protein XF_1569/XF_1674-like, which yields MNKINFLKFIELCFQTVVPGCEYNDYQYIKVIADRLEAANAGEVRRIILNMPPHSMKSICVSVAWPAWILGNQPTARIIVASYSKLLSEKHSLDTRCIMQSDWYKKLFPEVELSKDQNTKYKFQTVQRGYRIATSVGGTLTGEGGDFIIVDDPLNPAQALSETFRKRATNWFDQTLVTRLNDRKKGVIVLVMHRLHLEDLTGHLLSKPKNIWHHICLPMISENKEVIYSINNHTGVIPPPLLSSQCPDTGIQKIQPQKTGFQHQVLE from the coding sequence ATGAAtaaaatcaactttttaaaatttattgaactgTGCTTCCAAACGGTGGTGCCGGGATGTGAGTATAATGATTATCAGTACATAAAAGTCATAGCAGACAGGCTGGAAGCAGCGAATGCTGGCGAAGTAAGGCGCATAATACTCAATATGCCTCCGCATTCAATGAAGTCCATATGTGTAAGTGTTGCGTGGCCCGCATGGATACTGGGAAATCAGCCAACTGCAAGAATAATAGTTGCAAGTTATTCTAAGTTGCTTAGCGAAAAACATTCGCTCGATACGAGGTGCATAATGCAATCTGATTGGTATAAAAAGCTATTTCCAGAGGTAGAACTATCCAAAGACCAGAACACTAAATATAAATTCCAAACAGTGCAGAGAGGATACAGAATCGCAACATCAGTTGGAGGAACATTAACCGGTGAAGGTGGTGACTTTATTATTGTGGATGATCCGCTTAACCCTGCTCAAGCTTTGAGTGAAACATTTAGAAAACGTGCCACAAACTGGTTCGATCAGACTTTAGTAACGAGACTCAACGATAGAAAAAAAGGAGTAATTGTGCTTGTGATGCATAGGCTCCACCTGGAAGACTTAACTGGGCACCTCTTATCCAAGCCAAAAAACATATGGCATCACATTTGTTTGCCAATGATTTCTGAAAATAAGGAggttatttattcaattaataacCATACTGGTGTCATTCCACCCCCCCTCCTGTCATCCCAGTGTccagacactgggatccagaaaATTCAACCGCAAAAGACTGGATTCCAGCATCAAGTGCTGGAATGA